One Candidatus Margulisiibacteriota bacterium genomic window carries:
- a CDS encoding DJ-1/PfpI family protein — protein MKKVIFIIAFNGFRDEEYQQPREELEKNGILVTVASSGTGTATGKLGLKVNIDKIVKDVAVGDYEALVLVGGPGCYDYYDDRQVQQLVRDFHSAGKVTAGICSAAAILAIAGILKGIRATVFPGEAERLKKAGAIYGAKGLEVDGKIITADGPENARRFGSAIATALS, from the coding sequence ATGAAAAAAGTTATCTTTATCATCGCTTTTAATGGCTTTCGCGACGAAGAGTATCAGCAGCCCAGAGAAGAGCTGGAGAAAAACGGCATCTTGGTGACTGTCGCCTCTTCCGGCACTGGCACGGCAACCGGTAAATTAGGCTTGAAAGTGAATATTGATAAAATTGTCAAGGATGTCGCAGTCGGCGACTATGAGGCCTTAGTCCTGGTTGGTGGCCCAGGTTGTTATGATTATTATGATGACCGGCAGGTCCAACAGCTGGTCCGCGATTTTCACTCCGCCGGCAAAGTGACCGCCGGGATCTGTTCTGCCGCGGCGATCCTGGCGATCGCCGGGATACTAAAGGGGATCAGAGCGACAGTTTTTCCTGGTGAAGCGGAACGGTTGAAAAAAGCCGGCGCAATATATGGCGCCAAGGGGTTGGAAGTTGACGGAAAGATAATTACTGCCGATGGCCCGGAGAACGCAAGGCGTTTCGGATCTGCGATCGCTACCGCCCTATCTTAA
- a CDS encoding site-2 protease family protein has translation MKRSIKILTLFDIPVEINFSWFIILGLVVFTLASGYFPLTDPGLPYAVYLLMAVISALLLFASLLAHEFSHSLVAMHNDLPIHGITLFIFGGIAHLAKEPDTPWVEFKMAIAGPIMSFALGLSFFFVTQALLSFRSPAYVISMTNYLFIVNLMVGIFNLVPGFPLDGGRVMRSILWQILGNIRKATMIASGFGRAIAFFLMSYGLFLLFSGLFINGIWFVFIGYFLQESAEASYRQVLMRRFLTGVKAKNLMSRDLITVPPTLPVDRLVNEYFLKQRYISFPVIEDDNLLGIATVHLIKEINQDDWAKHTVREVMIPISDALVIDEEAEITECLNKMANNEFGRLLVIEKGKLVGILSQRDIMRLLDFRSKIEK, from the coding sequence ATGAAAAGATCAATTAAAATATTAACGCTGTTCGATATCCCGGTGGAAATTAATTTTTCCTGGTTCATTATTTTGGGACTGGTCGTCTTTACCTTGGCTAGCGGATATTTTCCTTTGACCGACCCCGGCCTCCCCTACGCGGTTTATCTGCTAATGGCGGTCATTTCCGCTCTCTTGCTGTTTGCCTCCCTGTTGGCGCATGAATTTTCCCATTCGCTGGTCGCCATGCACAACGACCTGCCGATCCACGGGATTACACTTTTTATTTTTGGCGGGATCGCCCATTTGGCAAAAGAGCCGGACACTCCATGGGTCGAGTTTAAAATGGCGATCGCCGGTCCGATAATGAGCTTTGCGCTTGGTCTCTCGTTTTTCTTCGTGACCCAGGCGTTGCTCAGCTTCCGCTCTCCCGCCTACGTGATCTCAATGACCAACTACCTTTTTATAGTCAATTTGATGGTTGGGATCTTTAACCTGGTCCCTGGTTTTCCCCTTGATGGTGGACGGGTCATGCGTTCTATACTATGGCAAATATTAGGAAACATAAGAAAAGCGACAATGATCGCCAGCGGGTTTGGCCGGGCGATCGCTTTTTTTCTGATGTCATACGGGTTGTTCCTCCTGTTTTCCGGACTGTTCATCAATGGGATCTGGTTTGTGTTTATCGGCTATTTCCTGCAGGAGTCGGCTGAAGCTAGCTATAGGCAGGTCTTGATGCGCCGTTTTCTGACCGGAGTCAAAGCAAAAAACCTGATGAGCCGGGACCTGATAACTGTTCCCCCGACCCTGCCGGTCGACCGACTGGTCAATGAGTATTTTCTTAAACAGCGTTACATCTCTTTTCCGGTTATCGAAGACGACAATTTACTTGGGATCGCGACCGTTCACTTGATCAAAGAGATCAATCAAGATGATTGGGCTAAGCATACTGTCCGGGAAGTTATGATCCCGATAAGCGACGCACTGGTCATAGATGAAGAGGCGGAGATCACTGAATGCCTTAACAAAATGGCCAACAACGAGTTTGGCCGCCTGCTGGTGATTGAAAAAGGTAAACTGGTCGGGATCCTCTCCCAGCGGGATATCATGCGGCTGCTTGATTTTAGATCAAAGATAGAGAAGTAA
- a CDS encoding LCP family protein, giving the protein MDKPKKPNNRTRLLALLTLIGGILYFYLNIFSPHLVPVFLRIGSVRVPTNILILGIDMNYDRFTGQRIMDMNGRTDTIIIARIDPVNYKLSLLSIPRDTLVEIPGYGSQKINAANVYGGTGLVKETLFKLTGLRIDKHIFVNAAAAVALVDLLGGVNVYVDKDMYYTDNAQKLYINLKQGQQRLSGRDAEGFLRFRHDTYGDLTRISRQQRFMLAIFKEFARPENILKAPIGLEIARQHIHTNMRLNSIIRLLNFTRMLGSADIKTFTASGEPQDVPGIGSALVMDRNNLESIVKEFK; this is encoded by the coding sequence ATGGATAAGCCAAAGAAACCCAACAATCGAACGCGTCTGCTCGCCCTGCTGACCTTGATCGGCGGGATCCTCTACTTTTATTTGAATATCTTTTCCCCACACCTGGTCCCGGTTTTTTTAAGGATCGGGTCGGTCAGGGTTCCGACCAATATATTGATCCTTGGTATAGACATGAATTACGACCGTTTTACCGGGCAAAGGATCATGGACATGAACGGCCGGACCGATACGATCATTATTGCCAGGATCGATCCGGTTAACTATAAACTAAGCCTCCTCTCTATTCCCCGCGATACTTTGGTCGAGATCCCCGGTTATGGTTCTCAGAAGATCAATGCCGCCAACGTTTACGGAGGGACCGGCCTGGTCAAAGAAACACTTTTTAAGCTGACCGGACTGCGTATTGATAAGCATATATTTGTCAATGCGGCGGCGGCCGTCGCCCTGGTCGACCTGCTTGGCGGGGTTAATGTTTATGTCGACAAAGATATGTACTACACCGATAACGCGCAAAAACTTTACATTAATCTGAAGCAAGGCCAGCAGCGGCTTTCCGGCAGGGACGCGGAAGGTTTTCTCCGTTTTCGACACGATACTTATGGGGACCTGACCAGGATCTCGCGCCAGCAGAGATTTATGCTGGCGATCTTCAAGGAATTTGCCCGCCCGGAAAATATTCTCAAAGCGCCGATCGGTTTGGAGATCGCCCGCCAGCACATCCATACCAATATGAGGCTAAACTCGATCATTCGACTGCTTAATTTTACCAGGATGCTGGGATCGGCAGATATAAAAACTTTTACCGCTTCGGGCGAGCCGCAAGATGTACCGGGGATCGGTTCGGCCCTGGTCATGGACCGGAACAATCTGGAAAGCATTGTTAAGGAATTCAAATGA
- a CDS encoding SagB/ThcOx family dehydrogenase produces the protein MIKKILFSLLLLSLLADLAAAEKKYIKLPEPKIIGKMPLEEAVFRRRSWRSFHPNDLTLDQISQLLWAGQGITDKSWGFRAAPSSGSLYPLNLYIAKKDGVFEYVPDGNKLVEISKEDKRGSIVRASLGQQFIGEAPCVIIICGNFRITQAKFGQRSYRYINMEVGHAAENILLQAVALGLGAVPVGAFWDDVIAKLLDLPDTRDPFYLIPVGYPKSEQ, from the coding sequence ATGATAAAAAAGATATTATTTTCTTTATTGTTATTATCCCTGCTGGCCGACCTGGCTGCGGCTGAAAAAAAATATATCAAACTCCCGGAACCAAAGATCATTGGAAAGATGCCGCTGGAAGAAGCGGTTTTTCGCCGGCGTTCCTGGCGAAGTTTCCATCCCAATGATCTGACCCTCGATCAGATCTCCCAGTTATTGTGGGCCGGCCAGGGGATCACCGATAAAAGCTGGGGTTTCCGGGCTGCCCCCTCTTCCGGTTCCCTTTATCCGCTTAATTTATACATAGCCAAAAAAGACGGAGTATTTGAATATGTTCCCGATGGGAACAAATTAGTTGAGATCTCCAAAGAAGACAAACGCGGGTCGATCGTCAGGGCATCTCTGGGCCAGCAGTTCATTGGCGAAGCCCCTTGCGTGATCATTATTTGCGGTAATTTCCGTATCACTCAAGCGAAATTTGGCCAACGCTCATACCGGTATATCAATATGGAGGTTGGTCACGCGGCGGAAAACATCCTGCTGCAGGCTGTCGCGCTCGGCCTGGGCGCGGTCCCGGTTGGCGCTTTTTGGGACGATGTTATCGCCAAGCTTCTGGATCTGCCCGATACCCGTGATCCTTTTTATTTAATTCCGGTCGGTTACCCCAAATCAGAGCAATAA
- the ssb gene encoding single-stranded DNA-binding protein, which produces MRGLNRSILAGRLVADPEVRYTSNELAVTNFRLAINRGSKKKGTDAVDFINCVAFGSLAKICGEYLKKGKLVAVEGRLQIRSYEGKDGQKKSATEVVLDEMQMLDAKFYKESEKETELVEV; this is translated from the coding sequence ATGAGAGGATTAAACAGATCAATTTTGGCTGGCCGTTTGGTCGCCGATCCAGAAGTTCGCTACACCAGCAACGAGCTGGCAGTGACTAATTTTCGGCTTGCGATCAATCGCGGAAGCAAGAAAAAAGGGACCGACGCGGTCGATTTTATCAATTGTGTCGCCTTTGGTTCATTGGCCAAGATCTGCGGAGAGTATCTGAAAAAAGGAAAACTGGTAGCGGTTGAGGGTCGCCTTCAGATCAGGAGTTATGAAGGGAAGGATGGACAGAAGAAAAGCGCAACCGAGGTCGTTCTTGACGAAATGCAGATGCTTGACGCTAAGTTTTACAAAGAATCGGAAAAAGAGACCGAACTTGTTGAAGTCTAG
- the glgP gene encoding alpha-glucan family phosphorylase, translated as MREKFIQLSQIDTSEKYLKDISDSEFFGFPIEPIIKAEERLQNKPSIAYFSMEFGLAPSVYHTFKTVNSISPLNVISKHEVFSNMKDMDYYHSLPFNKLLDLPIYSGGLGVLAGDSLKSAADLNISLTGIGILWHKGYFKQKFWFRAGGQVPEEISWDPDTYPGLIPLKNVVTINLSGQPLHLKLWKYYVYSNDLKNVVPLILLDANLDSNPEYFKELTAQLYRSSNAWIKIAQRMILGMGGVNAYNSLKYSIKINHLNEGHAAFAFVEKAKNIAPDSLKSSFAYTCHTPVEAGHDRFDLKELSMAIGNEGSEIVKKYGRDLKNSNIANLTQLAMSTSAHINAVAQKHGEVTRLQFPQFKDKIQSITNGIHTFTWLSHSFKELFDKYQEVLGNWQADPTLLKNVVNLRNNEAFRKDLWSAHQKNKENLAKVLEYWYFNANTFTIGWARRIAPYKRPSMLLQDPNRLIDIARRIGQLQIVIAGKAHPADVPASIHMDEMLEKITLLNGERKLIRICFLENYDTYFGKLLTNSVDVWLNNPLPPFEASGTSGMKAILNGVPQLSTLDGWVVEAADKGIGKIFGYVPPPGEIGSERDLKLDEDSKALYKNLEEMVTTYYAQDSSWVDMMINCIEQSAFFSTHRMIREYNEKIWQAT; from the coding sequence ATGCGTGAAAAATTCATTCAATTATCGCAGATAGATACCTCAGAAAAGTATTTAAAAGATATTTCTGACAGCGAGTTCTTTGGTTTTCCTATAGAACCGATAATAAAAGCCGAAGAACGATTACAGAATAAACCTTCTATTGCTTATTTTTCTATGGAATTTGGCCTTGCCCCAAGCGTGTATCACACTTTTAAAACAGTTAACTCTATTAGCCCGCTTAATGTGATCAGCAAGCATGAAGTCTTTTCCAACATGAAAGATATGGATTATTATCATTCCTTACCATTTAATAAGCTCCTGGACCTGCCGATCTATAGCGGTGGCTTGGGTGTTTTAGCTGGGGATTCGCTTAAATCAGCGGCCGATCTGAATATTTCGCTGACCGGGATCGGGATATTGTGGCATAAAGGGTATTTTAAGCAAAAATTCTGGTTTAGAGCTGGTGGCCAGGTTCCCGAAGAGATTTCCTGGGATCCAGACACATATCCAGGGCTAATTCCTTTAAAAAATGTTGTTACTATAAATTTAAGCGGTCAGCCGCTGCATTTAAAGCTTTGGAAATATTATGTTTACTCCAATGATTTAAAAAATGTTGTTCCATTAATATTGCTTGATGCAAACCTTGACTCAAATCCAGAGTATTTTAAGGAATTAACCGCGCAATTGTACCGAAGTTCAAATGCCTGGATAAAAATCGCCCAAAGAATGATCTTGGGCATGGGTGGTGTTAATGCCTATAATTCCCTTAAATACTCAATAAAAATCAATCATTTAAATGAAGGTCATGCTGCTTTTGCGTTTGTTGAGAAAGCTAAAAATATAGCTCCAGATAGCCTTAAGTCAAGTTTCGCGTATACATGTCATACTCCTGTTGAAGCTGGTCATGATCGTTTTGACCTAAAAGAGCTTTCAATGGCAATTGGGAATGAAGGGAGCGAAATAGTCAAAAAATACGGACGTGACTTGAAAAATAGCAATATTGCGAATTTAACTCAATTGGCAATGTCTACTTCTGCTCATATAAATGCTGTCGCGCAAAAACATGGAGAAGTCACAAGGCTGCAATTTCCTCAATTTAAAGACAAAATTCAGAGTATTACCAATGGAATTCACACCTTTACCTGGCTTTCCCATTCTTTTAAAGAATTATTTGATAAGTACCAGGAGGTTCTTGGTAACTGGCAGGCTGATCCAACATTATTAAAAAATGTTGTTAACCTGAGAAATAATGAGGCATTTAGAAAGGATTTGTGGTCAGCGCATCAAAAAAACAAAGAGAATTTGGCCAAAGTGCTTGAATATTGGTATTTTAACGCAAATACTTTTACGATTGGCTGGGCACGTCGGATCGCTCCATATAAACGTCCCAGCATGTTACTTCAAGACCCCAACCGGCTAATTGATATTGCCAGGCGAATTGGCCAACTGCAGATAGTGATCGCTGGAAAAGCGCACCCTGCCGATGTCCCCGCTTCCATCCACATGGACGAAATGCTGGAAAAGATCACATTGTTAAATGGAGAAAGAAAGCTTATTCGAATCTGCTTTTTAGAAAATTACGATACATATTTTGGAAAGTTACTAACCAATTCGGTGGATGTCTGGTTAAATAACCCCCTACCGCCGTTTGAAGCCTCGGGGACTAGCGGGATGAAAGCGATTTTGAACGGTGTTCCTCAGTTAAGCACCCTTGATGGCTGGGTTGTTGAAGCGGCCGATAAAGGGATTGGAAAAATATTTGGCTATGTTCCCCCTCCGGGAGAGATTGGGAGTGAAAGAGACCTGAAGCTCGATGAGGATTCAAAAGCGCTCTATAAAAATCTGGAAGAAATGGTGACGACTTATTACGCGCAGGATAGTTCCTGGGTAGATATGATGATCAATTGCATTGAACAAAGCGCGTTTTTCTCAACCCATCGGATGATCAGGGAATACAACGAAAAGATCTGGCAGGCTACTTAA
- a CDS encoding MCE family protein has protein sequence MGLSTSAKVGIVTITALTLLAMVIVWKTEIFKMREGYIMTGSFNSIEGLTVGSEVRFRGLKIGKVMKIDPGPYDIKIFSVIEPRIKIPVDSSLRVAYDGIVGLKYLEIKPGTAETMYEPSMVINGVRTAAIVDFIDIGSQNLQESKLILADLRRMIENPQLQNSVLNMVVMADEITQNLNRLTEELRETNRGIKDIVGDPKFQENVKGTIRETEKTLSSANQFFDNFGKINMRSSGGVDIGSRANAVRGDVDILQGDKIYYRLGIGEGPTRQMSLLDVLFTSAMSDDVSFRLGMINSQLGGGFVFKPGEKNNVIADLYDINNPRPNMPKFRLGYERELVDYLDLLFQADDLLNGNNSNFMLGIRVKPQGGKLF, from the coding sequence ATGGGCCTATCAACTTCGGCCAAAGTCGGGATCGTGACGATAACCGCACTGACTTTGCTGGCGATGGTCATTGTCTGGAAAACCGAGATATTTAAAATGCGGGAAGGATATATAATGACCGGCTCGTTCAATAGCATTGAGGGTCTGACCGTAGGCTCCGAAGTTCGCTTCCGGGGATTGAAGATAGGCAAAGTGATGAAGATCGATCCGGGCCCTTATGATATCAAGATATTTTCGGTGATCGAGCCGCGGATCAAGATCCCGGTCGATTCCAGCCTGCGCGTCGCTTATGACGGGATCGTCGGCTTAAAATATCTGGAGATCAAGCCGGGGACCGCGGAAACCATGTATGAGCCGTCCATGGTGATAAATGGGGTGCGGACCGCCGCTATTGTTGATTTTATTGATATTGGATCGCAGAACCTGCAGGAGAGCAAGTTGATCCTGGCTGATTTGCGCAGGATGATCGAAAACCCGCAATTGCAGAATTCGGTCCTCAATATGGTCGTCATGGCCGATGAGATCACGCAGAACCTCAATCGATTGACCGAAGAGCTGCGCGAGACCAACAGGGGGATCAAAGATATTGTTGGCGATCCTAAATTTCAGGAGAATGTCAAAGGGACGATCCGTGAAACAGAAAAGACCCTTTCTTCGGCTAATCAATTCTTTGATAATTTTGGCAAGATCAACATGAGAAGTTCGGGCGGGGTTGATATTGGGAGCCGGGCGAACGCTGTTCGGGGTGATGTCGATATTCTTCAGGGGGATAAGATCTATTACCGGCTGGGGATCGGCGAAGGGCCAACAAGGCAGATGTCCCTGCTTGACGTCCTCTTTACCAGCGCCATGTCCGATGATGTCAGTTTCCGCCTTGGGATGATCAATAGCCAGTTAGGCGGCGGCTTTGTTTTCAAGCCAGGAGAAAAGAACAACGTAATTGCCGATCTTTACGACATTAATAACCCGCGGCCGAATATGCCGAAGTTCAGGTTGGGCTATGAGAGAGAATTAGTGGATTATCTTGACCTCCTTTTTCAGGCCGATGACCTGCTCAATGGCAACAACAGTAATTTTATGTTAGGGATAAGGGTCAAACCTCAGGGCGGTAAATTATTCTAA
- a CDS encoding ABC transporter ATP-binding protein — MIKFNKLTKYFGKLKIIESSDLMIEDGSSVAIIGPSGCGKSTLLRLIIRLIEPTSGSIVVDGQDVGRLSEEALIELRKKIGMIFQTSALFDSMNVYENVAFALHQHTKKSEAQIRKIVAEKLKMVELDGVGELMPSELSGGMQRRVCIARALAFDPKIILYDEPTTGLDPITSVTIENLMVKLARELKATSILVTHVLQTVYRVANRVYMLNDGKLIDIGTTEETKNSKNPIVAKFISGGL; from the coding sequence ATGATAAAATTCAACAAACTAACCAAATATTTTGGCAAACTAAAGATCATCGAATCATCAGACCTAATGATTGAGGACGGATCTTCGGTTGCGATCATCGGCCCTTCCGGTTGCGGGAAAAGCACCCTTTTGAGGTTGATCATCCGCCTGATCGAGCCGACCTCCGGTTCGATTGTTGTTGACGGGCAAGACGTTGGCCGGCTTTCGGAAGAAGCCTTGATCGAACTTCGCAAGAAGATCGGGATGATCTTCCAGACCTCTGCGCTGTTTGATTCCATGAACGTTTATGAAAACGTCGCTTTTGCCCTGCACCAGCATACTAAAAAGAGCGAGGCTCAGATCCGAAAGATCGTAGCGGAGAAGCTTAAAATGGTTGAGCTGGATGGGGTTGGCGAACTTATGCCGTCCGAGTTGTCCGGCGGTATGCAGCGCCGGGTATGCATCGCCCGGGCGCTGGCTTTTGATCCCAAGATCATCCTGTATGATGAGCCGACCACCGGACTTGATCCGATAACTTCTGTTACGATCGAAAATTTAATGGTAAAATTAGCCCGCGAATTGAAGGCGACGTCGATCCTGGTCACCCATGTGCTGCAAACCGTTTATCGGGTTGCAAACAGGGTTTATATGTTAAATGATGGGAAATTGATCGATATAGGGACAACGGAAGAGACAAAAAACTCAAAAAATCCGATAGTAGCTAAATTTATTTCAGGAGGTTTGTAA
- a CDS encoding ABC transporter permease encodes MPYNKITENVGDRMIGFLEIIGELSGLTGKVMRDIVKGKIDVKLTLDQMVKVGFDSLPLALTTSAFVGMVFAIQIAAEFTKFGAGKFVGGLMSVAISRELGPAVTGIVVAARVAASITAEIGTMKVTEQIDAMQALGVSPVRYLIIPRFIATTVMLPLLTILTIITGFFGGYVVSIYVGKINPVEYMETAQTLSKLWDLYGGLMKTAVFGMIISIVACYRGLNTKGGAKGVGEATTSAVVITLISLFIVNYFLSMLFFK; translated from the coding sequence ATGCCATATAATAAAATTACGGAAAATGTCGGAGACAGGATGATCGGTTTTTTAGAGATAATCGGTGAACTTTCTGGTTTGACCGGAAAGGTCATGCGCGACATTGTTAAGGGAAAGATAGACGTTAAACTGACACTCGATCAAATGGTCAAAGTTGGGTTCGATTCTTTGCCTCTTGCCCTGACCACTTCGGCGTTTGTGGGGATGGTCTTTGCTATCCAGATAGCGGCCGAATTCACAAAGTTTGGAGCCGGTAAGTTCGTGGGGGGGTTGATGAGCGTTGCCATTTCCCGGGAACTTGGGCCGGCTGTGACCGGGATCGTAGTTGCGGCCCGGGTCGCCGCGTCGATCACTGCCGAGATAGGGACAATGAAGGTTACGGAGCAGATCGATGCTATGCAGGCCCTGGGAGTAAGTCCGGTCCGCTATCTGATCATCCCCCGGTTTATAGCGACGACTGTAATGCTCCCCTTGCTGACCATTTTGACGATCATCACCGGTTTTTTTGGCGGTTATGTAGTTTCGATTTACGTTGGCAAGATAAATCCGGTTGAATATATGGAGACAGCGCAGACCCTGTCGAAATTGTGGGATCTTTACGGGGGATTAATGAAGACCGCAGTTTTTGGGATGATCATCTCTATTGTTGCTTGTTACCGGGGGCTTAACACGAAAGGAGGGGCCAAGGGGGTAGGGGAGGCGACCACCTCAGCGGTCGTTATCACCCTGATCAGCCTTTTTATCGTGAACTATTTTCTCTCGATGCTATTTTTTAAATGA
- a CDS encoding NAD(P)H-hydrate dehydratase, with the protein MLKAELHKRPLTSHKGDFGRLFILAGSTGMLGAALLCSRAAMRTGTGLVYLGVPSRSMDQVNCATPEVITAGIDRVSDYERLPYEFSSIAIGPGLGGRRHIAEGILSYLSKKRFASPVIIDADALAIFNGRPEKPPLLDLNLILTPHPGEMSRLCGLSVEEIQRHRLEVASGFAHKYNCVLVLKGHRTIVADPNGKTYENKTGNPGMATAGTGDVLTGVIGALAARGLSAWSAATLGVRVHGAAGDLALKDKGENGLIATDVIEQLPYAI; encoded by the coding sequence ATGTTGAAAGCTGAACTTCATAAACGACCTCTTACTTCTCACAAAGGTGACTTTGGGCGCTTGTTTATTCTGGCCGGTTCCACCGGGATGCTTGGCGCCGCCCTGCTCTGCAGCCGGGCCGCGATGCGAACAGGCACCGGCTTGGTTTACTTAGGCGTTCCTTCCCGCTCTATGGATCAGGTGAATTGCGCGACCCCAGAAGTTATTACTGCCGGGATCGATCGGGTTAGTGACTATGAACGTCTCCCTTATGAGTTTTCCTCTATTGCCATTGGCCCCGGCCTTGGTGGTAGACGGCATATTGCCGAAGGGATCTTGTCCTATTTATCAAAGAAGCGATTCGCTTCTCCGGTGATCATTGACGCCGATGCGCTGGCTATTTTCAACGGCCGGCCGGAAAAACCACCTTTGCTGGATTTGAACCTGATCCTTACTCCTCATCCCGGTGAAATGTCCCGGCTATGCGGATTAAGCGTGGAAGAGATCCAGCGGCATCGCCTGGAAGTTGCCAGCGGGTTTGCCCATAAGTATAATTGCGTGTTGGTCCTGAAAGGACATCGCACCATTGTCGCTGATCCCAACGGCAAAACTTATGAAAATAAGACCGGCAATCCTGGAATGGCGACCGCCGGGACGGGGGATGTTTTGACCGGAGTGATCGGCGCCCTGGCAGCGCGGGGATTGTCGGCCTGGTCGGCGGCAACCTTGGGGGTCAGAGTGCACGGTGCGGCAGGCGACCTTGCCTTAAAGGATAAAGGAGAAAATGGTTTGATCGCGACCGATGTGATCGAACAATTGCCATATGCCATATAA
- the acpS gene encoding holo-ACP synthase, which produces MLPGVRRFIKTMKGIGIDIIEIGRIRAAVDNYGEKFLRRVFSTSEIKYCTRQKVYRVPELAVRFAAKEAYSKAIGTGIKGFGRPNRGVGWLDIEVGNNQDGKPHILFKGKLLANVQVSLSHSRDYAVASVYVES; this is translated from the coding sequence ATGCTTCCTGGAGTACGCCGGTTTATTAAAACTATGAAGGGGATAGGCATAGATATTATTGAGATCGGACGGATCAGGGCCGCCGTCGATAACTATGGGGAAAAATTCCTGCGTCGGGTCTTTTCAACGTCCGAAATAAAATACTGCACCCGGCAAAAAGTTTATCGGGTCCCGGAACTGGCGGTTAGATTTGCCGCTAAAGAAGCTTACTCCAAGGCGATTGGGACCGGGATCAAAGGTTTTGGCCGCCCCAACCGGGGTGTTGGCTGGCTTGATATCGAGGTCGGTAATAATCAAGACGGCAAGCCGCATATCTTGTTTAAAGGAAAGCTCCTCGCCAATGTTCAGGTTAGCCTTTCGCACAGCCGCGATTACGCGGTGGCGTCGGTCTATGTTGAAAGCTGA
- a CDS encoding branched-chain amino acid transaminase, with protein MKYAFFKGKIVPFEQANISIMTHAFNYGTGVFEGIRGYWNADKSQMFVVKLKEHYERLQRSTNLGLKAEMKYSIDELCKITLELARKNGYKEDVYFRPIYYKSQAKIGLGLIGIEDDFCMFMAPFGNYLDINKGIRVCVSSWWRISARSAPQGAKMTGSYFNSSLAKAEALEKGYDEAILLSHEKTVAEGSGENLFMVKNGQLITPPVSETILPGITRLCIMELAEQELGLKTIERQIQQSELYTADELFFCGTGAQVSPIAEVDGTVIKDGKVGPTTKKIQDIYFKAARGDNPKYASWSTPVY; from the coding sequence ATGAAATACGCGTTTTTTAAGGGAAAGATCGTACCGTTTGAACAGGCTAATATCTCCATTATGACCCACGCTTTTAATTACGGAACAGGTGTATTTGAAGGTATCAGAGGGTACTGGAACGCTGATAAAAGCCAAATGTTCGTGGTTAAACTGAAGGAGCATTATGAACGGCTGCAGCGCTCGACTAACCTTGGCTTGAAGGCTGAAATGAAGTATTCGATCGATGAGTTGTGTAAGATCACCCTGGAATTGGCCAGGAAGAACGGCTATAAAGAAGACGTTTATTTCCGGCCGATCTATTACAAATCGCAGGCAAAAATCGGGTTAGGCTTGATCGGTATTGAAGATGACTTTTGCATGTTTATGGCTCCGTTCGGCAATTATTTGGATATTAATAAAGGGATCAGGGTTTGCGTTTCTTCCTGGTGGCGGATCTCGGCCAGGTCGGCTCCTCAAGGGGCTAAAATGACCGGGTCATATTTCAACTCTTCATTGGCCAAGGCGGAAGCGCTGGAAAAGGGATACGATGAAGCGATCCTGCTGTCTCACGAAAAAACTGTCGCTGAAGGATCGGGGGAGAACCTGTTCATGGTCAAGAACGGCCAGCTGATCACTCCTCCGGTATCAGAGACGATCCTGCCGGGGATCACCCGTCTTTGTATCATGGAACTGGCCGAACAGGAGCTTGGCCTCAAGACAATTGAGCGGCAGATCCAGCAGTCCGAGCTTTATACCGCTGATGAACTGTTTTTTTGCGGGACTGGCGCCCAGGTTTCGCCGATCGCGGAAGTTGATGGTACGGTGATCAAGGACGGGAAAGTCGGCCCGACCACCAAAAAGATCCAGGATATATATTTTAAGGCGGCTCGCGGCGATAATCCCAAATATGCTTCCTGGAGTACGCCGGTTTATTAA